The proteins below are encoded in one region of Peribacillus muralis:
- the rpoN gene encoding RNA polymerase factor sigma-54 yields MQAGFELQLKQSLKLSLTPELQQAINILQYSTHELNDFLQEQANENPVLEMAAAANAPHTSLSEPNIRTHMMDYRIRETSRKGNRYSTDNDYNPIQNYSCTTVTLEAHLLEQLSLFRSLKDSETKIVEFLIGSLNGNGFLDIDMNWTASLFSVSSEEMETMIQVLQTFDPIGVGAKDLTDCLLLQIRNQENDNRLAYTIVENHLTDLAEKRYRKIADLYKVTIQEVQEAGDFIRTLNPRPVSHFSDEMIHYIVPDVFVEKEKDGYSITVNDGFLPKLSINPYYKDYIAMKHEKRANDYVKAQLHDAQSLIKGLEQRQMTLYKVTATIVEAQQEFFLRGMAGLKPMTLKDISEKIQLHESTVSRATSNKYIQTPHGLFKLRNFFTRGLKHVNGKDCESTTTIKEKIKVLIADEDKIKPFSDQKLCQIFESEGTMISRRTIAKYREDLGIPGSSKRRRF; encoded by the coding sequence ATGCAGGCAGGTTTTGAATTGCAGCTAAAACAATCCTTGAAATTATCATTAACCCCTGAATTACAGCAGGCAATCAATATCCTGCAATATTCCACACATGAATTAAACGATTTCCTACAAGAGCAGGCTAATGAAAATCCTGTTCTCGAAATGGCCGCAGCGGCTAATGCCCCTCACACCTCACTCTCTGAACCTAATATTCGTACACATATGATGGACTATCGCATACGTGAAACTTCTCGCAAAGGGAATAGATACAGTACAGATAATGATTACAACCCAATCCAAAATTATTCCTGCACCACGGTAACGTTGGAAGCACACTTATTGGAGCAGCTGAGTTTGTTCAGATCCTTGAAAGACAGTGAAACAAAAATAGTTGAATTCCTAATAGGAAGCTTAAATGGAAATGGCTTTCTTGATATTGATATGAATTGGACAGCCTCGCTTTTTTCGGTGTCCAGCGAGGAAATGGAAACGATGATCCAAGTATTGCAAACCTTTGACCCCATTGGCGTCGGCGCTAAAGATCTGACTGATTGCTTACTTCTTCAAATTCGCAATCAAGAAAATGACAATCGATTGGCTTATACGATCGTCGAGAACCACTTAACGGACTTAGCCGAAAAGCGTTACCGGAAAATTGCGGACCTTTACAAAGTGACCATTCAGGAAGTTCAGGAGGCAGGCGATTTCATCCGTACCTTGAACCCACGCCCAGTCAGTCACTTTTCCGATGAGATGATTCATTACATCGTACCGGATGTATTCGTGGAAAAAGAAAAAGATGGATATTCGATAACGGTTAACGATGGCTTCCTACCCAAGCTGTCCATTAATCCTTACTATAAGGACTACATCGCCATGAAACATGAAAAACGAGCTAATGACTACGTTAAGGCTCAACTACATGATGCTCAATCGTTGATTAAGGGGCTCGAACAAAGGCAAATGACTCTATACAAAGTGACGGCGACAATCGTGGAAGCGCAGCAGGAGTTTTTCCTGAGGGGAATGGCTGGATTGAAACCGATGACACTTAAGGACATTTCCGAAAAAATTCAGCTTCATGAATCAACGGTCAGCAGGGCGACGAGTAATAAATACATCCAGACACCGCATGGACTTTTTAAATTAAGGAATTTCTTTACGAGAGGGTTAAAACATGTAAACGGCAAAGACTGTGAATCAACTACTACCATTAAAGAAAAAATAAAGGTTTTGATTGCCGATGAGGATAAAATAAAACCATTTTCAGATCAGAAGCTATGCCAAATCTTCGAAAGTGAAGGAACGATGATTTCCCGCCGAACCATTGCAAAGTACCGTGAAGATCTTGGTATACCTGGTTCTTCCAAGCGGCGCAGATTTTAA
- a CDS encoding aminotransferase family protein: MIKEKTGIQELIDLDKKHFIHPTTAIEQQQADGPSFIFKEGKGIYLTDVKGRTVIDGMSSLWNVNIGHGQEELADVAREQMAKLAFTSNFATFSNEPAIRLAAKIASIAPGDLNAVFFTSGGSESNDTAFKLARHYWILKGQPNRQKIISRSKSYHGVAMGATSATGLKPFRDFTNSIAPDFCYVDGSSIEELRKAIEKEGPETVAAFIAEPIQGAGGVNLPPEGYFKEVREICDEYGILMVTDEVITGFGRTGVYFGIEHYGVVPDMMCFAKGVTSGYAQLGGVVLNDKLHKDFISLSKGTLLHGYTYSGHPMACAVALKNIEIIERENLMENSKQRGEELLAGFKKLQGKHQIIGDVRALGLIGGISIVKDKMTGEGFKTQLAPRLVAEAAKNGLICRSVTFDQDTLVFAPPLIITKTEVEKIIDILDKTFTAVEKEIL, translated from the coding sequence ATGATTAAAGAGAAGACGGGTATTCAGGAATTAATCGATTTGGACAAAAAGCATTTCATTCATCCGACTACGGCAATCGAACAGCAGCAGGCAGATGGGCCAAGTTTCATTTTTAAAGAAGGCAAGGGAATCTATCTAACGGACGTTAAGGGCAGAACAGTCATCGATGGCATGTCTTCGCTTTGGAATGTGAATATTGGACATGGGCAAGAAGAGCTGGCTGATGTGGCAAGAGAACAAATGGCGAAGCTGGCCTTCACCTCTAATTTCGCTACCTTCAGCAATGAGCCGGCCATTCGTTTGGCAGCCAAGATCGCTTCAATCGCTCCTGGTGATTTGAATGCCGTCTTCTTCACTTCGGGCGGATCGGAGTCGAATGATACGGCGTTCAAACTTGCCCGCCATTACTGGATATTGAAAGGCCAGCCCAATCGCCAAAAAATCATTTCACGCTCGAAGTCCTATCATGGAGTGGCGATGGGAGCGACAAGTGCAACTGGGCTGAAACCGTTCCGTGACTTCACGAACTCCATCGCTCCTGATTTTTGTTATGTAGACGGTTCCTCGATCGAAGAGCTGCGCAAGGCCATTGAAAAAGAAGGTCCGGAAACGGTTGCGGCATTTATCGCGGAGCCGATCCAAGGAGCTGGCGGCGTGAATCTGCCTCCAGAAGGCTACTTTAAGGAAGTACGGGAGATTTGTGATGAATACGGCATTTTAATGGTGACGGATGAAGTCATTACAGGTTTCGGAAGAACAGGGGTTTATTTCGGCATTGAACACTATGGCGTCGTTCCGGATATGATGTGTTTTGCAAAAGGTGTGACAAGCGGGTACGCCCAATTAGGCGGTGTGGTCCTGAATGATAAGCTGCACAAGGACTTCATTTCCCTTTCAAAAGGCACGCTTTTACATGGCTACACATACAGCGGTCACCCGATGGCTTGTGCAGTTGCTTTGAAAAACATTGAAATAATTGAACGTGAAAATCTGATGGAAAACTCGAAACAGCGTGGGGAAGAGTTGCTTGCCGGCTTTAAGAAGCTTCAGGGCAAACACCAGATCATTGGTGATGTCAGGGCGCTTGGACTGATTGGAGGCATCTCCATCGTGAAGGACAAAATGACGGGAGAAGGCTTTAAGACACAATTAGCCCCAAGACTTGTGGCTGAAGCGGCGAAGAATGGCTTGATTTGCCGTTCTGTCACGTTTGATCAAGATACACTCGTATTCGCCCCGCCCTTAATCATTACTAAAACCGAGGTCGAAAAGATCATTGATATTCTTGATAAAACATTTACAGCTGTCGAAAAAGAAATTTTATAA
- a CDS encoding aldehyde dehydrogenase family protein: protein MTETLKKKLFIDGKWQEAEHFTTLKSPYSGKVLAEIPSASVGDVELAIESAHQARKTMAALPSHKRAAILEQLASLLESRKDEAAEIIAKEAAKPIKTAMVEVSRTIATYKFAAEEAKRIHGETLTMDATADGEGRIGYTVREPIGVLGAITPFNFPMNLVAHKVGPAIAAGNTIVLKPASQTPLSSIFLAELLAETDLPAGAFNLVTGSGSVIGDKLVTDSRVKSISFTGSPAVGIGIRNKAGLKKVSLELGSNAAVIVDKGINIDKIIQRCVSAAFAFQGQVCISLQRAYVHEDVYDEFTKKFIAATNALKLGDSLDPSVDISALISPGDVQRSLDWIGEAKQHGAVVAAGGKSEGNILHPTVLLEVDSMLKVSCQEVFAPIVLINKVSSVEEAIDLVNDSEFGLQAGIYTDNINLALFAAEKLEVGGVIINDIPTYRVDNMPYGGVKKSGTGREGLKYAIEEMTEMKLVIINRN from the coding sequence ATGACGGAAACGCTGAAGAAGAAATTATTCATTGATGGTAAATGGCAAGAAGCTGAACATTTCACGACGCTTAAATCTCCGTATAGCGGGAAAGTACTAGCGGAAATTCCTTCGGCAAGCGTGGGAGATGTGGAGCTGGCGATAGAATCAGCTCATCAAGCGAGAAAAACGATGGCAGCCCTGCCTAGCCACAAACGTGCTGCCATACTTGAACAACTAGCAAGTCTGTTGGAAAGCCGCAAGGATGAAGCAGCAGAAATCATCGCTAAAGAGGCAGCGAAGCCGATTAAAACGGCGATGGTGGAAGTGTCCCGAACGATTGCCACATATAAGTTTGCAGCGGAAGAAGCAAAGAGGATACATGGGGAAACGCTGACGATGGATGCTACAGCGGATGGGGAGGGACGGATCGGCTACACAGTCCGTGAACCGATTGGTGTCCTTGGTGCCATCACGCCTTTTAATTTCCCGATGAACCTGGTCGCCCATAAAGTTGGCCCGGCCATTGCTGCTGGTAATACCATTGTGTTGAAACCTGCCAGCCAAACACCACTATCCTCGATCTTTCTTGCAGAGCTATTGGCGGAGACGGATTTGCCTGCCGGAGCATTCAATTTAGTTACCGGAAGCGGCTCTGTAATCGGTGATAAATTAGTCACTGATTCACGGGTGAAAAGCATATCCTTCACTGGCAGTCCTGCTGTAGGGATCGGAATCCGCAATAAAGCGGGATTGAAGAAGGTGAGTCTTGAACTTGGTTCCAATGCGGCCGTGATTGTCGATAAAGGGATCAATATCGATAAAATCATCCAGCGCTGTGTATCGGCAGCATTCGCTTTCCAAGGGCAGGTCTGCATTTCCTTACAACGTGCATATGTTCATGAAGACGTATACGATGAGTTCACCAAAAAATTCATAGCAGCAACAAATGCCTTGAAGCTTGGTGATTCTTTGGATCCTTCGGTCGACATCTCTGCGTTAATCAGTCCTGGTGATGTGCAACGAAGCCTCGACTGGATCGGGGAAGCTAAACAACATGGAGCGGTCGTTGCAGCAGGAGGCAAATCTGAGGGGAATATCCTGCATCCAACCGTGTTATTGGAAGTCGATTCGATGCTTAAGGTATCCTGTCAGGAAGTCTTTGCTCCGATCGTATTAATAAACAAGGTTTCGTCCGTTGAAGAAGCGATCGATTTAGTCAATGATTCGGAATTCGGCCTGCAGGCTGGGATTTACACGGATAATATTAACTTGGCGCTTTTTGCCGCAGAGAAATTGGAAGTCGGCGGTGTGATCATTAATGATATCCCTACTTACCGCGTCGATAACATGCCATACGGTGGAGTCAAAAAGAGCGGAACGGGCCGCGAAGGACTGAAATATGCAATCGAGGAAATGACGGAAATGAAATTGGTCATTATCAATCGGAATTAA
- a CDS encoding aldehyde dehydrogenase family protein: MQETLQNNTKKEGTGALDLKMFINGQWVNSSSGEKRDVLNPATGEVIATAAEGTKEDVDKAVEAAKYAFYEGGWWGTPAVERARILFKIADKIEEKAEELAALETLDNGKPLRESRFDIDDSAACFRYYAGLATKPTGQTYEVPDGQQAMVVREPIGVCGQIVPWNFPLMMSAWKLAPALAAGNSVVFKPSEITPVTAVKLFEIMAEVGLPKGVANLVLGAGPVVGQAIAEHEEIDKVAFTGGTATGRKIMEASLGNLKKVTLELGGKSPNIVFADADFETAVDYALYGIFCNQGQVCSAGSRLLLEESIYDQFIASLTAKAKRIKVGSGSDGKSQMGPVVSEAHMNKILSYIQIGKEEGAKLIVGGNRIKGEGLENGYFVEPTIFVDTKPEMRIVQEEIFGPVLVVQTFKDEAEALQLANDTKYGLAGAVFTNDIAKANRVIKKVRAGITWINSYHPTYNEAPWGGFKQSGNGRELGTFGYEAYTELKQINNNLDIQPTGWFDEE; encoded by the coding sequence ATGCAGGAAACTTTACAAAATAACACGAAAAAAGAAGGGACCGGAGCACTGGACTTAAAAATGTTCATTAATGGGCAATGGGTGAATTCGTCTTCAGGTGAAAAAAGGGATGTGTTGAATCCAGCCACGGGAGAAGTTATTGCTACAGCTGCGGAAGGAACGAAGGAGGATGTCGATAAAGCGGTTGAGGCAGCCAAGTATGCCTTCTATGAAGGAGGATGGTGGGGAACGCCGGCAGTCGAGCGTGCCCGCATTTTATTCAAGATCGCCGACAAGATTGAAGAAAAGGCCGAAGAGCTTGCTGCTTTGGAAACGCTGGATAATGGGAAGCCGTTACGCGAGTCCCGTTTTGATATTGATGATTCAGCAGCCTGCTTTAGATATTATGCAGGTTTGGCTACGAAACCGACAGGACAGACTTACGAAGTTCCAGACGGTCAACAGGCGATGGTCGTAAGGGAACCGATTGGTGTATGCGGGCAAATCGTTCCTTGGAATTTCCCTTTGATGATGTCAGCGTGGAAACTTGCACCGGCGCTTGCCGCAGGGAATTCCGTCGTCTTCAAACCATCAGAGATTACACCAGTGACAGCGGTCAAGCTGTTTGAAATCATGGCTGAAGTCGGTTTGCCAAAAGGTGTCGCGAACCTTGTGCTAGGGGCTGGACCTGTTGTCGGACAGGCCATTGCAGAGCATGAAGAAATTGATAAAGTAGCTTTTACAGGAGGAACGGCAACGGGACGTAAGATCATGGAGGCGTCGCTTGGAAATTTAAAGAAAGTGACATTGGAGCTTGGCGGAAAATCCCCCAATATCGTATTTGCTGATGCTGATTTTGAGACAGCCGTCGACTATGCGTTGTATGGAATCTTCTGTAATCAAGGACAGGTTTGCTCGGCCGGCTCGCGTTTACTTTTGGAAGAGTCGATTTATGATCAGTTCATAGCAAGCCTGACTGCAAAAGCGAAACGTATCAAGGTAGGATCAGGATCGGATGGAAAAAGCCAAATGGGACCTGTCGTTTCAGAGGCGCACATGAACAAGATCTTATCCTATATCCAAATCGGGAAAGAAGAAGGAGCTAAATTAATCGTTGGTGGAAATCGAATTAAAGGGGAAGGCTTGGAAAACGGATACTTTGTCGAGCCAACGATCTTTGTCGATACGAAACCTGAAATGCGAATCGTACAGGAAGAAATTTTTGGACCGGTACTTGTCGTTCAAACGTTCAAGGATGAAGCGGAGGCTCTCCAACTCGCAAATGATACGAAATATGGTTTGGCCGGAGCCGTGTTCACCAATGATATCGCCAAAGCAAACCGCGTCATTAAAAAGGTCCGTGCGGGCATTACGTGGATTAACTCTTATCACCCGACTTATAACGAAGCTCCGTGGGGCGGCTTCAAGCAAAGCGGTAATGGGCGCGAACTAGGCACGTTCGGATATGAAGCATACACAGAATTGAAGCAAATCAATAACAACCTGGATATCCAGCCAACAGGCTGGTTTGATGAAGAATAA
- a CDS encoding molybdopterin-containing oxidoreductase family protein, which yields MQSYINQSDGVFPSVCSLDCPDQCGLLLHKKDGKIIKVQGDPDHPVTKGNICNKVRNMTDRLYDPKRLKQPLKRIGAKGEGAFTPITWEEAIDTITSNWKDLIKKHGPESILPYSFYGNMGNLSAEGMDRRFFNKLGSSMLERSICNAAGSAGYGYTMGGSFGIDPEETIHTKLFIMWGINAVSTNMHQVTLAQQARKNGAKIVVIDVHKNQTGKWADWFIPILPGTDSALALGLMHILYAENLIDQPFLDAYTVGAEQLRDHVRQYDPATVSGITGVPIEDLYELARMYGTTTPSFVRIGNGLQHHDNGGMAVRTIACLPALTGQWMAKGGGATKGNSGYLAFNTDALRRPDLLQDRTTRTINMNQIGQALLESENPIRSMFVYGSNPALVAPSANKVQEGLMRDDLFTVVHDLFLTETAMYADIVLPAASSYETEDFYNSYWHNYIQIQKPVIEKYGESKSNVEVFKLLAIEMGFQEQAFKDSEEDMIRQALDFSDNPYLDGITYESLSKSQYVKAKMKPLFPGKLKTPSGKIELYSERMKQLGYEPLPTYKPIIKDSDLPFLFIPAPNHNFLNSTFSNNAKHISLEKEPKLHMNEADAKQLGIASGDMVRIWNDRGECLLKAAPGENVLPGVLVSQGLWQKTPDTKQHINVLTPDRLSDMGNGAVFFSGRVDLEKASH from the coding sequence ATGCAATCCTACATCAATCAGTCTGATGGGGTCTTTCCCTCAGTTTGTTCTCTTGATTGTCCGGATCAGTGCGGTTTATTGTTGCACAAGAAAGATGGAAAAATCATCAAGGTTCAAGGAGACCCGGACCATCCAGTCACAAAAGGGAATATTTGCAACAAAGTAAGGAATATGACAGACCGCCTATACGATCCAAAACGCCTAAAGCAGCCGCTAAAGCGCATCGGAGCAAAAGGAGAAGGTGCCTTCACCCCAATCACCTGGGAAGAAGCCATTGACACCATCACTTCCAATTGGAAAGATTTAATCAAAAAGCACGGTCCTGAAAGCATTCTTCCTTATAGCTTTTACGGAAATATGGGGAACCTCAGTGCCGAGGGGATGGATCGCCGTTTTTTTAATAAGCTCGGCTCAAGCATGCTTGAGCGTTCCATTTGCAATGCGGCTGGATCTGCCGGCTACGGCTATACGATGGGTGGGTCGTTCGGCATCGACCCTGAAGAAACGATACATACAAAGCTTTTCATCATGTGGGGCATTAACGCAGTGAGTACCAATATGCATCAAGTTACGCTCGCCCAGCAAGCTCGAAAAAACGGTGCCAAAATAGTCGTCATTGATGTACATAAAAACCAAACAGGTAAATGGGCGGACTGGTTCATCCCAATCCTTCCTGGAACCGACAGCGCCCTCGCCCTCGGTTTAATGCACATCCTGTATGCAGAGAATCTAATCGACCAGCCTTTTCTGGATGCATATACAGTGGGTGCCGAGCAATTGCGCGATCATGTCCGCCAATACGATCCTGCGACCGTATCTGGAATCACAGGTGTACCAATAGAGGATTTATATGAATTAGCCAGGATGTATGGAACGACCACCCCATCATTCGTTCGAATCGGCAACGGTCTGCAGCACCATGACAATGGGGGCATGGCAGTACGTACCATTGCCTGCCTCCCTGCACTTACCGGCCAATGGATGGCAAAAGGAGGCGGAGCGACCAAAGGCAATTCAGGATACCTGGCATTCAATACAGATGCATTGAGACGTCCTGACTTATTACAGGATAGAACGACCCGGACGATCAATATGAACCAAATCGGCCAGGCTCTTTTGGAAAGTGAAAACCCGATTCGATCCATGTTTGTATATGGCTCCAACCCGGCACTAGTCGCCCCGAGTGCTAATAAGGTGCAGGAAGGACTTATGCGCGATGATCTTTTCACAGTGGTTCATGATTTATTCTTGACCGAAACGGCCATGTATGCCGACATCGTCCTTCCTGCCGCATCATCTTATGAAACGGAGGATTTTTATAATTCATACTGGCATAACTACATCCAAATACAAAAGCCTGTAATCGAAAAATATGGCGAGTCGAAATCGAACGTAGAAGTGTTTAAACTATTGGCAATCGAGATGGGCTTTCAAGAACAAGCTTTTAAAGATTCAGAGGAAGACATGATTCGACAGGCTCTCGATTTTTCAGATAACCCATATCTAGACGGCATCACCTATGAATCCCTTTCGAAAAGTCAATATGTCAAGGCCAAGATGAAGCCGCTATTCCCGGGCAAGCTGAAAACACCTAGCGGAAAAATCGAACTTTATTCCGAACGGATGAAACAGCTAGGATACGAACCATTGCCGACCTATAAACCAATCATAAAGGACAGCGACCTGCCCTTTTTATTCATACCGGCACCTAACCATAACTTCTTGAACTCGACCTTTTCCAATAATGCCAAGCATATCTCTTTGGAAAAGGAACCGAAACTGCATATGAATGAAGCTGATGCCAAACAATTAGGGATTGCTTCCGGTGATATGGTCAGAATCTGGAACGACCGCGGTGAATGCCTGCTCAAGGCAGCACCAGGCGAAAATGTATTGCCCGGCGTACTGGTCAGCCAAGGCTTATGGCAAAAGACGCCCGACACGAAGCAGCACATCAATGTCCTTACACCAGATCGCCTATCAGATATGGGTAATGGCGCCGTTTTCTTTTCAGGACGAGTTGACCTTGAAAAAGCTTCGCATTGA
- a CDS encoding ATP-binding protein yields the protein MNQSHKIAGKVAIIYIIIGVLWIFVSDYFSMTQAKSDVETYAMFQHSKGWAFICITGIFLYFLIRYWTEKMLRSQQEFNLKDEQYQSLFKHNPDCVIELNLEGNVVSINPEAEKLLGQQSDNLTGKNCNHLIKWNDEEKTTAYFEHSLQGEAVKFETTFQNMRDEKRIIRVTFLPIIVQGEMLGVYAIVRDITEVRREEELMVLSEKLSVIGHLAAAVAHEIRNPLTSLKGFVQLMDMTKEVDPLHTDIMLKEIDRINIISSELLILGKKQDIAFRRIDLADSVQQVFTLMKAETNLNNIEMVLKVKTAEPIHIMADPIELKQLIINILKNSIEAIADNGEIDISLQIINGEAVVSISDNGSGMAPERLERIGEPFYSTKEKGTGIGLAICRKIVHRLDGELHFESMVNEGTTVTIRIPLATGQE from the coding sequence ATGAACCAATCTCATAAAATTGCAGGTAAAGTAGCCATTATATATATCATCATTGGGGTCTTATGGATTTTCGTCTCAGATTACTTCTCAATGACACAGGCAAAGTCGGATGTTGAAACATATGCAATGTTTCAACATTCCAAAGGATGGGCATTCATTTGCATAACAGGGATATTCTTATATTTCTTAATTCGGTATTGGACGGAAAAAATGTTAAGGTCGCAGCAGGAATTCAATCTTAAGGATGAACAATATCAGTCGCTGTTCAAGCATAACCCGGATTGTGTCATCGAATTGAACCTTGAAGGAAATGTCGTTTCCATCAACCCTGAAGCGGAAAAGCTGTTAGGACAGCAAAGTGATAACCTGACAGGGAAGAATTGCAATCACCTCATTAAATGGAATGATGAGGAAAAAACGACTGCTTATTTTGAACATTCGCTTCAAGGCGAAGCTGTTAAATTCGAAACAACCTTTCAAAATATGAGAGATGAAAAACGGATCATCCGTGTAACCTTTTTACCGATCATCGTCCAGGGGGAAATGCTTGGTGTTTATGCAATCGTCAGGGATATTACTGAAGTGAGGCGAGAAGAGGAATTGATGGTTTTGTCTGAAAAGCTATCGGTCATCGGACATCTGGCAGCTGCCGTCGCCCATGAAATAAGGAATCCCCTGACCTCGTTAAAAGGATTCGTCCAGCTAATGGATATGACGAAGGAGGTCGATCCCTTGCATACTGATATCATGTTGAAGGAGATCGATCGTATCAACATCATTTCTAGCGAATTGCTTATACTTGGAAAGAAACAGGATATCGCTTTCCGCAGAATCGATCTTGCAGACAGCGTACAGCAGGTGTTCACATTGATGAAAGCTGAGACGAATTTAAATAATATCGAGATGGTGCTTAAGGTTAAAACTGCAGAGCCCATTCATATAATGGCTGATCCAATAGAACTCAAACAGCTGATCATCAATATATTGAAAAATAGCATTGAAGCGATTGCCGACAATGGGGAAATCGATATATCCTTGCAAATCATCAACGGTGAAGCTGTAGTCAGCATCAGTGATAATGGCAGCGGGATGGCGCCGGAACGACTTGAACGGATCGGTGAACCTTTTTATTCGACGAAAGAAAAGGGGACTGGGATCGGTCTGGCAATTTGCCGCAAGATCGTACACCGGCTTGATGGGGAGCTGCATTTTGAAAGTATGGTCAACGAAGGGACGACCGTTACAATTCGGATTCCGTTGGCTACTGGACAAGAATAA
- a CDS encoding DEAD/DEAH box helicase → MSELPALLNDRKPYIQEVWKKSGFGQLTPIQAKAIPVIVEGKDIMAESPTGTGKTLAYLLPLLEKIDPEKKSPQALILASSRELVMQINEEVRIWSEGSGITGAAFIGGANVKRQLDKLKKHPQVIAGTPGRIYELIAQKKLKMHEVKTIVLDEGDQLITAEHMSTISNIIKATLKDRQILVFSATLPEETEKAARSFMKNEPELIKVDKNEKMESKVDHLYFVVERREKSKILEKITRLKDVKALAFLNDIAELSVLHEKLSYKGIEMGVLHGESNKVDREKALRKLRSGKSPMLIATDVAARGLDIKGLTAVVHLDMADNIDQYIHRSGRTGRAGANGTVISIVTEREERELKKMARELDIPLSRVTFYGGNIVDDE, encoded by the coding sequence ATGAGCGAATTACCTGCATTATTGAACGATAGAAAACCATATATCCAAGAGGTTTGGAAAAAGTCTGGATTCGGGCAACTTACACCGATTCAAGCGAAAGCGATTCCCGTAATCGTTGAAGGAAAGGACATCATGGCTGAATCACCGACTGGAACGGGAAAAACATTAGCGTATTTATTGCCATTGCTAGAAAAAATAGATCCTGAAAAAAAATCCCCCCAAGCTTTGATTTTGGCATCATCCCGTGAGCTGGTCATGCAAATCAATGAAGAAGTCCGGATTTGGTCAGAGGGAAGCGGCATAACCGGGGCAGCATTCATCGGCGGCGCTAACGTAAAAAGGCAATTGGACAAACTGAAGAAGCACCCGCAGGTCATTGCTGGGACACCAGGACGGATTTATGAATTGATTGCCCAAAAGAAATTGAAGATGCATGAAGTTAAGACAATAGTGCTTGATGAAGGGGACCAATTGATTACCGCTGAGCACATGAGTACGATCAGTAATATCATCAAGGCTACGCTTAAGGACCGGCAAATCTTGGTGTTTTCAGCTACTTTGCCGGAGGAAACGGAAAAAGCGGCCCGTTCATTCATGAAGAATGAACCTGAGCTGATCAAGGTCGATAAGAATGAAAAAATGGAATCGAAAGTGGACCATCTTTACTTTGTTGTAGAGCGAAGGGAAAAATCCAAGATTCTTGAAAAAATCACAAGACTTAAGGATGTGAAGGCCCTTGCCTTCCTTAACGATATAGCAGAGCTAAGCGTTTTACACGAAAAGCTGAGCTATAAAGGTATTGAGATGGGGGTCCTACATGGAGAATCCAATAAAGTCGATCGGGAAAAAGCGTTGCGTAAGCTTCGTTCCGGCAAATCGCCGATGCTAATTGCAACGGATGTAGCGGCAAGGGGACTTGATATTAAAGGGCTGACCGCAGTCGTTCATCTTGATATGGCTGATAATATCGACCAATATATTCATAGATCAGGAAGAACCGGCCGTGCGGGTGCTAATGGCACCGTTATATCAATCGTGACGGAAAGGGAGGAGCGCGAGTTGAAAAAAATGGCTCGTGAACTGGATATCCCCCTATCGAGAGTGACCTTCTATGGTGGAAATATCGTGGACGACGAATAG